The proteins below come from a single Candidatus Coatesbacteria bacterium genomic window:
- a CDS encoding DUF1957 domain-containing protein: MADHGNVCFYLHAHLPYLLGHGTWPHGSVWLYEAAAGVYLPLLRRFHDLAEEGVPFALGLGLTPPLAEQLGDPRCESGLLEYLRGHAVAAEQDAVAFEEQGEQELAALARNWAAGFVSQTRFFESRRRDLPGIVRDLATGGWIEPAASCATHGYLPLLGRDDALDRQVRLGLLSFQRWAPDWRGGFWTPECAYRPARPWRRAHTDDQPRPRRATSEALTGHDVGYTFVDGHLLRAEPAAQTPGGAEVQAHYAAFREHHHTPYPDRQPYGVTRLEGSSLKLLARDFEANRQVWDGFLGYPGDPRYREFHRRRWPSGLRYWRVTGKEVYVGHKAPYEPEAAAAAVEEHAAHFVGLLERVTRKAPGERAVLALPFDCELFGHWWHEGPAWLERVLRGIADSPRLEAVTPAAALERNPARPVVLQEGSWGYDGFHRVWLDEHTADFWELVYDAEDRLAAAARGHVGEDRELARRFLAQAARELLLLESSDWPFLVHGHSAKDYARRRYNEHHEYCLALLEGLRQLDAGGVDPAAEELLSRRESTTPFVWAAWEELR, from the coding sequence ATGGCCGACCACGGCAACGTCTGTTTCTACCTTCACGCCCACCTGCCCTATCTGCTGGGCCACGGCACCTGGCCCCACGGCTCGGTCTGGCTCTACGAGGCTGCCGCCGGCGTCTATCTGCCCCTGCTGCGCCGTTTCCATGACCTGGCCGAGGAGGGTGTGCCCTTCGCGTTGGGGCTGGGCCTCACCCCGCCCCTGGCCGAACAGCTCGGCGATCCGCGCTGCGAGAGCGGCCTGCTGGAGTACCTGCGCGGCCACGCCGTCGCCGCGGAGCAGGACGCCGTCGCCTTCGAGGAGCAGGGCGAGCAGGAACTAGCCGCCCTGGCCCGGAACTGGGCCGCCGGGTTCGTCTCCCAGACCCGCTTCTTCGAGAGCCGGCGGCGCGACCTGCCGGGTATCGTCCGCGACCTGGCCACGGGGGGGTGGATCGAACCCGCCGCGAGTTGCGCCACCCACGGCTACCTGCCCCTGTTGGGCCGCGACGACGCCCTGGACCGCCAGGTTCGTCTGGGCCTGCTGAGCTTCCAGCGCTGGGCGCCGGACTGGCGGGGCGGCTTCTGGACCCCGGAGTGCGCCTACCGTCCGGCGCGGCCCTGGCGCCGCGCCCACACCGACGACCAACCGCGCCCGCGGCGGGCCACCAGCGAGGCCTTGACGGGCCACGACGTCGGCTACACCTTCGTCGACGGCCATCTGCTGCGTGCCGAGCCGGCGGCACAGACCCCGGGCGGCGCCGAGGTCCAGGCCCACTACGCCGCTTTTCGCGAGCACCACCACACCCCCTACCCGGATCGCCAGCCCTACGGGGTGACCCGGCTGGAGGGGAGTTCGCTCAAGCTGCTGGCCCGGGACTTCGAAGCCAACCGCCAGGTCTGGGACGGCTTCCTCGGCTACCCGGGTGACCCGCGCTACCGGGAGTTCCATCGGCGGCGCTGGCCCAGCGGTCTGCGCTACTGGCGGGTCACCGGCAAGGAGGTCTACGTGGGGCACAAGGCGCCCTACGAGCCCGAGGCGGCGGCCGCCGCCGTCGAGGAGCACGCCGCCCACTTCGTCGGCTTGCTGGAGCGAGTGACCCGCAAGGCTCCCGGCGAGCGCGCCGTGCTGGCGCTGCCCTTCGACTGCGAGCTCTTCGGCCACTGGTGGCACGAGGGTCCGGCCTGGCTGGAGCGGGTGCTGCGCGGGATCGCCGACTCGCCCCGGCTGGAGGCCGTCACCCCGGCCGCGGCCCTGGAGCGCAACCCGGCCCGGCCCGTGGTGCTGCAGGAGGGCTCCTGGGGCTACGACGGTTTCCACCGGGTCTGGCTCGACGAGCACACCGCGGATTTCTGGGAGCTGGTCTACGACGCCGAGGACCGCCTGGCCGCCGCCGCCCGCGGCCACGTCGGTGAAGACCGCGAGCTGGCCCGGCGCTTTCTCGCCCAGGCCGCCCGGGAACTGCTGCTGCTGGAGAGTTCGGACTGGCCCTTCCTCGTCCACGGCCACTCGGCCAAGGACTACGCCCGGCGGCGCTACAACGAGCACCACGAGTATTGCCTGGCCCTGCTGGAGGGTTTGCGGCAGCTCGACGCCGGCGGGGTCGATCCGGCGGCCGAGGAGCTGCTCTCCCGGCGGGAGTCGACGACGCCCTTCGTCTGGGCCGCCTGGGAGGAGCTGCGATGA